A window of the Tripterygium wilfordii isolate XIE 37 chromosome 12, ASM1340144v1, whole genome shotgun sequence genome harbors these coding sequences:
- the LOC120010995 gene encoding protein FAM91A1-like isoform X4: MWKLNKSIAKELLPTQPVDFPIESWWGVCLVNFTLEEFKKLSEEETATIDKVCKEEANSFILFDPDIIKGLHRRGLIYFDVPVYPDDRFKVSRLEGFISNREQSYEDPIEELLYAVFVVSSENATVAELASTLQAELSQLQAAASFACRLGWAVKVIDPASILRDTTIHGTPRNNLIDENDSSLSSIGSASMSVDDNAAQQGDISGTENYGPHNGHARAAFIVDANITSYLMMGSVSPGLKSHAVTLYEAGKLGHASIADLCKDLSTLEGTKFEGELQEFANHAFSLRCVLECLLSGGIATDAGVEEVCSKMGVLSSSSDETTSLIATTTLAENSMHPDTGATGLDIDNSLRSLLPQQTVLAEPVSGSPGDDSAFSLSEDNNITVDYESDPHVQGDEKIVPNEGSDVGKGTSMRKKKYCVDILRCESLAALAPATLDRLFLRDYDIVVSMIPLPCSSVLPGPAGPIHFGPPTHSSMTPWMKLVLYSAVASGPLSVVLMKGQCLRLLPAPLAGCEKAIIWSWDGSTVGGLGGKSEGNLVKGSILLHCLNSLLKHSAVLVQPLSRYDLDESGKMITMDIPLPLKNSDGSIARIGDELSLCEKESSKLNSMLSTLANKLELSTVGYIRLLKLFNERESDHFAPDNERYEWVALSVEFGIPLFSPKLCNNICKRVVSSKLLQVDSLSEHHDSMQALRKRLRDVCTEYQATGPAAKLLYQKERPKEISRQLMNYASGRWNPLVDPSSPISGALSEHQRLKLANRQRCRTEVLSFDGSILRSYALAPVYEAATRPIEEAPSVNMPKVDPDEADTREVVLPGVNLLFDGSELHPFDIGACLQACQPVALIAEAALASASVAPTSASAAPASASAAIK, encoded by the exons ATGTGGAAGTTGAACAAGTCAATTGCAAAAGAATTATTACCTACACAACCGGTTGACTTTCCAATTGAATCATGGTGGGGGGTCTGTCTAGTCAACTTTACTCTTGAAGAATTTAAG AAACTCTCAGAAGAAGAAACAGCGACGATAGATAAAGTGTGTAAGGAGGAAGCTAATTCGTTTATCCTCTTTGATCCTGACATCATAAAGGGTCTGCACCGTCGCGGTTTGATCTACTTTGATGTTCCTGTCTATCCTGATGACCGATTTAAAG TTTCCAGGCTTGAAGGGTTCATTTCCAACAGGGAGCAATCTTATGAAGATCCAATTGAGGA GTTATTGTATGCAGTCTTTGTTGTTTCAAGTGAAAATGCAACTGTTGCTGAACTGGCATCAACTTTACAGGCTGAACTCTCACAGCTGCAGGCTGCCGCATCATTTGCTTGTCGGTTAGGTTGGGCAGTGAAAGTAATTGATCCGGCATCTATTCTTCGTGATACAACCATACATGGCACTCCCAGAAACAATCTTATTGATGAAAATGATTCTTCTCTTTCTAGTATAGGCTCGGCAAGCATGTCTGTTGATGACAATGCTGCTCAGCAAGGAGATATTTCTGGGACAGAAAACTATGGGCCACATAATGGTCATGCTCGTGCTGCTTTCATTGTTGATGCTAATATAACATCTTATCTAATGATGGGATCTGTTTCACCAG GCTTGAAATCTCATGCCGTCACATTATATGAAGCGGGAAAACTAGGTCATGCCAGCATTGCAGATCTTTGCAAGGATCTTAGCACATTAGAGGGAACTAAATTTGAGGGTGAATTACAGGAATTTGCAAATCATGCTTTCAGCCTTCGTTGTGTTCTGGAATGCCTACTATCAGGTGGGATTGCTACTGATGCAGGAGTTGAGGAAGTTTGCAGTAAGATGGGTGTTTTGTCTTCAAGTAGTGATGAGACCACTTCTCTGATAGCTACAACGACTTTGGCGGAGAATTCAATGCACCCTGATACAGGTGCAACTGGGTTGGACATTGATAATTCCTTGAGATCACTGTTGCCTCAGCAGACTGTTTTGGCTGAGCCTGTTTCTGGAAGTCCTGGTGATGACTCAGCATTTTCTTTATCTGAAGACAATAATATTACCGTTGATTATGAATCAGATCCTCATGTACAGGGTGATGAGAAAATTGTACCAAATGAAGGGTCTGATGTTGGAAAAGGAACGTCAATGCGGAAAAAGAAATATTGCGTAGATATTCTCCGCTGTGAAAGCTTGGCTGCTCTAGCACCTGCAACTTTAGACCGGTTATTTCTTCGTGACTATGATATTGTTGTGTCCATGATTCCTCTTCCTTGTTCATCAGTTCTTCCTGGACCAGCAGGTCCCATTCATTTTGGTCCTCCCACTCACTCATCTATGACACCATGGATGAAGTTGGTACTATATTCAGCTGTGGCCAGTGGGCCCCTATCAGTTGTTCTGATGAAGGGACAATGTTTACGCCTGCTTCCAGCGCCATTGGCTGGCTGTGAGAAAGCCATCATATGGTCGTGGGATGGTTCCACTGTTGGAGGGTTGGGAGGGAAATCTGAAGGAAATCTGGTTAAGGGAAGTATACTTTTGCATTGCTTAAATTCACTTCTGAAGCACTCGGCAGTTCTAGTGCAGCCCCTGAGCAGATATGACCTTGATGAATCTGGAAAAATGATTACTATGGATATACCATTGCCCCTAAAGAACTCTGATGGTTCAATTGCTCGTATAGGTGATGAATTGAGTCTCTGTGAAAAGGAAAGTTCAAAGTTAAACTCTATGTTATCTACTTTGGCAAACAAGCTAGAGCTATCAACAGTTGGGTACATTCGACTGTTAAAACTATTTAATGAAAGAGAGTCGGATCACTTTGCACCTGACAATGAAAGATATGAATGGGTTGCATTGAGTGTGGAATTCGGGATACCACTTTTTAGTCCGAAGTTATGCAACAACATATGTAAAAGGGTTGTCTCATCAAAATTGCTTCAAGTAGATTCACTTTCAGAGCATCATGATTCAATGCAAGCCTTACGGAAAAGGTTACGTGATGTCTGCACAGAATACCAAGCAACAGGTCCTGCAGCCAAACTTCTATACCAGAAAGAGCGTCCAAAGGAAATATCTCGACAACTCATGAACTATGCTAGTGGAAGGTGGAATCCCCTTGTTGACCCATCGTCCCCCATCTCAGGGGCCTTGAGTGAACatcaaagattaaaacttgctAATCGACAGCGCTGCCGGACTgaagttttgagttttgatggTAGCATCTTAAG ATCATATGCCCTTGCTCCCGTTTATGAGGCTGCTACTAGGCCCATTGAAGAAGCTCCTTCAGTGAATATGCCAAAAGTTGATCCAGATGAAGCTGATACCAGAGAAGTAGTTCTTCCTGGTGTCAATCTTCTTTTCGATGGTTCTGAATTGCACCCCTTCGACATAGGTGCTTGTTTGCAGGCATGCCAACCAGTTGCCTTAATAGCAGAGGCTGCATTAGCCTCAGCTTCTGTTGCACCAACCTCAGCTTCTGCTGCACCAGCCTCAGCTTCTGCTGCTATTAAGTAG
- the LOC120010995 gene encoding protein FAM91A1-like isoform X3 yields the protein MNKCRSKKIMWKLNKSIAKELLPTQPVDFPIESWWGVCLVNFTLEEFKKLSEEETATIDKVCKEEANSFILFDPDIIKGLHRRGLIYFDVPVYPDDRFKVSRLEGFISNREQSYEDPIEELLYAVFVVSSENATVAELASTLQAELSQLQAAASFACRLGWAVKVIDPASILRDTTIHGTPRNNLIDENDSSLSSIGSASMSVDDNAAQQGDISGTENYGPHNGHARAAFIVDANITSYLMMGSVSPGLKSHAVTLYEAGKLGHASIADLCKDLSTLEGTKFEGELQEFANHAFSLRCVLECLLSGGIATDAGVEEVCSKMGVLSSSSDETTSLIATTTLAENSMHPDTGATGLDIDNSLRSLLPQQTVLAEPVSGSPGDDSAFSLSEDNNITVDYESDPHVQGDEKIVPNEGSDVGKGTSMRKKKYCVDILRCESLAALAPATLDRLFLRDYDIVVSMIPLPCSSVLPGPAGPIHFGPPTHSSMTPWMKLVLYSAVASGPLSVVLMKGQCLRLLPAPLAGCEKAIIWSWDGSTVGGLGGKSEGNLVKGSILLHCLNSLLKHSAVLVQPLSRYDLDESGKMITMDIPLPLKNSDGSIARIGDELSLCEKESSKLNSMLSTLANKLELSTVGYIRLLKLFNERESDHFAPDNERYEWVALSVEFGIPLFSPKLCNNICKRVVSSKLLQVDSLSEHHDSMQALRKRLRDVCTEYQATGPAAKLLYQKERPKEISRQLMNYASGRWNPLVDPSSPISGALSEHQRLKLANRQRCRTEVLSFDGSILRSYALAPVYEAATRPIEEAPSVNMPKVDPDEADTREVVLPGVNLLFDGSELHPFDIGACLQACQPVALIAEAALASASVAPTSASAAPASASAAIK from the exons ATGAATAAGTGCAGATCTAAG AAAATCATGTGGAAGTTGAACAAGTCAATTGCAAAAGAATTATTACCTACACAACCGGTTGACTTTCCAATTGAATCATGGTGGGGGGTCTGTCTAGTCAACTTTACTCTTGAAGAATTTAAG AAACTCTCAGAAGAAGAAACAGCGACGATAGATAAAGTGTGTAAGGAGGAAGCTAATTCGTTTATCCTCTTTGATCCTGACATCATAAAGGGTCTGCACCGTCGCGGTTTGATCTACTTTGATGTTCCTGTCTATCCTGATGACCGATTTAAAG TTTCCAGGCTTGAAGGGTTCATTTCCAACAGGGAGCAATCTTATGAAGATCCAATTGAGGA GTTATTGTATGCAGTCTTTGTTGTTTCAAGTGAAAATGCAACTGTTGCTGAACTGGCATCAACTTTACAGGCTGAACTCTCACAGCTGCAGGCTGCCGCATCATTTGCTTGTCGGTTAGGTTGGGCAGTGAAAGTAATTGATCCGGCATCTATTCTTCGTGATACAACCATACATGGCACTCCCAGAAACAATCTTATTGATGAAAATGATTCTTCTCTTTCTAGTATAGGCTCGGCAAGCATGTCTGTTGATGACAATGCTGCTCAGCAAGGAGATATTTCTGGGACAGAAAACTATGGGCCACATAATGGTCATGCTCGTGCTGCTTTCATTGTTGATGCTAATATAACATCTTATCTAATGATGGGATCTGTTTCACCAG GCTTGAAATCTCATGCCGTCACATTATATGAAGCGGGAAAACTAGGTCATGCCAGCATTGCAGATCTTTGCAAGGATCTTAGCACATTAGAGGGAACTAAATTTGAGGGTGAATTACAGGAATTTGCAAATCATGCTTTCAGCCTTCGTTGTGTTCTGGAATGCCTACTATCAGGTGGGATTGCTACTGATGCAGGAGTTGAGGAAGTTTGCAGTAAGATGGGTGTTTTGTCTTCAAGTAGTGATGAGACCACTTCTCTGATAGCTACAACGACTTTGGCGGAGAATTCAATGCACCCTGATACAGGTGCAACTGGGTTGGACATTGATAATTCCTTGAGATCACTGTTGCCTCAGCAGACTGTTTTGGCTGAGCCTGTTTCTGGAAGTCCTGGTGATGACTCAGCATTTTCTTTATCTGAAGACAATAATATTACCGTTGATTATGAATCAGATCCTCATGTACAGGGTGATGAGAAAATTGTACCAAATGAAGGGTCTGATGTTGGAAAAGGAACGTCAATGCGGAAAAAGAAATATTGCGTAGATATTCTCCGCTGTGAAAGCTTGGCTGCTCTAGCACCTGCAACTTTAGACCGGTTATTTCTTCGTGACTATGATATTGTTGTGTCCATGATTCCTCTTCCTTGTTCATCAGTTCTTCCTGGACCAGCAGGTCCCATTCATTTTGGTCCTCCCACTCACTCATCTATGACACCATGGATGAAGTTGGTACTATATTCAGCTGTGGCCAGTGGGCCCCTATCAGTTGTTCTGATGAAGGGACAATGTTTACGCCTGCTTCCAGCGCCATTGGCTGGCTGTGAGAAAGCCATCATATGGTCGTGGGATGGTTCCACTGTTGGAGGGTTGGGAGGGAAATCTGAAGGAAATCTGGTTAAGGGAAGTATACTTTTGCATTGCTTAAATTCACTTCTGAAGCACTCGGCAGTTCTAGTGCAGCCCCTGAGCAGATATGACCTTGATGAATCTGGAAAAATGATTACTATGGATATACCATTGCCCCTAAAGAACTCTGATGGTTCAATTGCTCGTATAGGTGATGAATTGAGTCTCTGTGAAAAGGAAAGTTCAAAGTTAAACTCTATGTTATCTACTTTGGCAAACAAGCTAGAGCTATCAACAGTTGGGTACATTCGACTGTTAAAACTATTTAATGAAAGAGAGTCGGATCACTTTGCACCTGACAATGAAAGATATGAATGGGTTGCATTGAGTGTGGAATTCGGGATACCACTTTTTAGTCCGAAGTTATGCAACAACATATGTAAAAGGGTTGTCTCATCAAAATTGCTTCAAGTAGATTCACTTTCAGAGCATCATGATTCAATGCAAGCCTTACGGAAAAGGTTACGTGATGTCTGCACAGAATACCAAGCAACAGGTCCTGCAGCCAAACTTCTATACCAGAAAGAGCGTCCAAAGGAAATATCTCGACAACTCATGAACTATGCTAGTGGAAGGTGGAATCCCCTTGTTGACCCATCGTCCCCCATCTCAGGGGCCTTGAGTGAACatcaaagattaaaacttgctAATCGACAGCGCTGCCGGACTgaagttttgagttttgatggTAGCATCTTAAG ATCATATGCCCTTGCTCCCGTTTATGAGGCTGCTACTAGGCCCATTGAAGAAGCTCCTTCAGTGAATATGCCAAAAGTTGATCCAGATGAAGCTGATACCAGAGAAGTAGTTCTTCCTGGTGTCAATCTTCTTTTCGATGGTTCTGAATTGCACCCCTTCGACATAGGTGCTTGTTTGCAGGCATGCCAACCAGTTGCCTTAATAGCAGAGGCTGCATTAGCCTCAGCTTCTGTTGCACCAACCTCAGCTTCTGCTGCACCAGCCTCAGCTTCTGCTGCTATTAAGTAG
- the LOC120010995 gene encoding protein FAM91A1-like isoform X2 has product MQHNPPTVEEQLVLKAIKEECPWESLPKRLQATLGSKEEWHRRVVEHCIKKRLQWNTCFARKVCKEGEYYEDMMRFLRKNLALFPYHLAEYVCRVMSAADAFRLTGIGRNEFIDIMNKCRSKKIMWKLNKSIAKELLPTQPVDFPIESWWGVCLVNFTLEEFKKLSEEETATIDKVCKEEANSFILFDPDIIKGLHRRGLIYFDVPVYPDDRFKVSRLEGFISNREQSYEDPIEELLYAVFVVSSENATVAELASTLQAELSQLQAAASFACRLGWAVKVIDPASILRDTTIHGTPRNNLIDENDSSLSSIGSASMSVDDNAAQQGDISGTENYGPHNGHARAAFIVDANITSYLMMGSVSPGLKSHAVTLYEAGKLGHASIADLCKDLSTLEGTKFEGELQEFANHAFSLRCVLECLLSGGIATDAGVEEVCSKMGVLSSSSDETTSLIATTTLAENSMHPDTGATGLDIDNSLRSLLPQQTVLAEPVSGSPGDDSAFSLSEDNNITVDYESDPHVQGDEKIVPNEGSDVGKGTSMRKKKYCVDILRCESLAALAPATLDRLFLRDYDIVVSMIPLPCSSVLPGPAGPIHFGPPTHSSMTPWMKLVLYSAVASGPLSVVLMKGQCLRLLPAPLAGCEKAIIWSWDGSTVGGLGGKSEGNLVKGSILLHCLNSLLKHSAVLVQPLSRYDLDESGKMITMDIPLPLKNSDGSIARIGDELSLCEKESSKLNSMLSTLANKLELSTVGYIRLLKLFNERESDHFAPDNERYEWVALSVEFGIPLFSPKLCNNICKRVVSSKLLQVDSLSEHHDSMQALRKRLRDVCTEYQATGPAAKLLYQKERPKEISRQLMNYASGRWNPLVDPSSPISGALSEHQRLKLANRQRCRTEVLSFDGSILRSYALAPVYEAATRPIEEAPSVNMPKVDPDEADTREVVLPGVNLLFDGSELHPFDIGACLQACQPVALIAEAALASASVAPTSASAAPASASAAIK; this is encoded by the exons TGCTGCAGATGCTTTCCGACTGACGGGAATTGGAAGAAATGAGTTTATTGATATCATGAATAAGTGCAGATCTAAG AAAATCATGTGGAAGTTGAACAAGTCAATTGCAAAAGAATTATTACCTACACAACCGGTTGACTTTCCAATTGAATCATGGTGGGGGGTCTGTCTAGTCAACTTTACTCTTGAAGAATTTAAG AAACTCTCAGAAGAAGAAACAGCGACGATAGATAAAGTGTGTAAGGAGGAAGCTAATTCGTTTATCCTCTTTGATCCTGACATCATAAAGGGTCTGCACCGTCGCGGTTTGATCTACTTTGATGTTCCTGTCTATCCTGATGACCGATTTAAAG TTTCCAGGCTTGAAGGGTTCATTTCCAACAGGGAGCAATCTTATGAAGATCCAATTGAGGA GTTATTGTATGCAGTCTTTGTTGTTTCAAGTGAAAATGCAACTGTTGCTGAACTGGCATCAACTTTACAGGCTGAACTCTCACAGCTGCAGGCTGCCGCATCATTTGCTTGTCGGTTAGGTTGGGCAGTGAAAGTAATTGATCCGGCATCTATTCTTCGTGATACAACCATACATGGCACTCCCAGAAACAATCTTATTGATGAAAATGATTCTTCTCTTTCTAGTATAGGCTCGGCAAGCATGTCTGTTGATGACAATGCTGCTCAGCAAGGAGATATTTCTGGGACAGAAAACTATGGGCCACATAATGGTCATGCTCGTGCTGCTTTCATTGTTGATGCTAATATAACATCTTATCTAATGATGGGATCTGTTTCACCAG GCTTGAAATCTCATGCCGTCACATTATATGAAGCGGGAAAACTAGGTCATGCCAGCATTGCAGATCTTTGCAAGGATCTTAGCACATTAGAGGGAACTAAATTTGAGGGTGAATTACAGGAATTTGCAAATCATGCTTTCAGCCTTCGTTGTGTTCTGGAATGCCTACTATCAGGTGGGATTGCTACTGATGCAGGAGTTGAGGAAGTTTGCAGTAAGATGGGTGTTTTGTCTTCAAGTAGTGATGAGACCACTTCTCTGATAGCTACAACGACTTTGGCGGAGAATTCAATGCACCCTGATACAGGTGCAACTGGGTTGGACATTGATAATTCCTTGAGATCACTGTTGCCTCAGCAGACTGTTTTGGCTGAGCCTGTTTCTGGAAGTCCTGGTGATGACTCAGCATTTTCTTTATCTGAAGACAATAATATTACCGTTGATTATGAATCAGATCCTCATGTACAGGGTGATGAGAAAATTGTACCAAATGAAGGGTCTGATGTTGGAAAAGGAACGTCAATGCGGAAAAAGAAATATTGCGTAGATATTCTCCGCTGTGAAAGCTTGGCTGCTCTAGCACCTGCAACTTTAGACCGGTTATTTCTTCGTGACTATGATATTGTTGTGTCCATGATTCCTCTTCCTTGTTCATCAGTTCTTCCTGGACCAGCAGGTCCCATTCATTTTGGTCCTCCCACTCACTCATCTATGACACCATGGATGAAGTTGGTACTATATTCAGCTGTGGCCAGTGGGCCCCTATCAGTTGTTCTGATGAAGGGACAATGTTTACGCCTGCTTCCAGCGCCATTGGCTGGCTGTGAGAAAGCCATCATATGGTCGTGGGATGGTTCCACTGTTGGAGGGTTGGGAGGGAAATCTGAAGGAAATCTGGTTAAGGGAAGTATACTTTTGCATTGCTTAAATTCACTTCTGAAGCACTCGGCAGTTCTAGTGCAGCCCCTGAGCAGATATGACCTTGATGAATCTGGAAAAATGATTACTATGGATATACCATTGCCCCTAAAGAACTCTGATGGTTCAATTGCTCGTATAGGTGATGAATTGAGTCTCTGTGAAAAGGAAAGTTCAAAGTTAAACTCTATGTTATCTACTTTGGCAAACAAGCTAGAGCTATCAACAGTTGGGTACATTCGACTGTTAAAACTATTTAATGAAAGAGAGTCGGATCACTTTGCACCTGACAATGAAAGATATGAATGGGTTGCATTGAGTGTGGAATTCGGGATACCACTTTTTAGTCCGAAGTTATGCAACAACATATGTAAAAGGGTTGTCTCATCAAAATTGCTTCAAGTAGATTCACTTTCAGAGCATCATGATTCAATGCAAGCCTTACGGAAAAGGTTACGTGATGTCTGCACAGAATACCAAGCAACAGGTCCTGCAGCCAAACTTCTATACCAGAAAGAGCGTCCAAAGGAAATATCTCGACAACTCATGAACTATGCTAGTGGAAGGTGGAATCCCCTTGTTGACCCATCGTCCCCCATCTCAGGGGCCTTGAGTGAACatcaaagattaaaacttgctAATCGACAGCGCTGCCGGACTgaagttttgagttttgatggTAGCATCTTAAG ATCATATGCCCTTGCTCCCGTTTATGAGGCTGCTACTAGGCCCATTGAAGAAGCTCCTTCAGTGAATATGCCAAAAGTTGATCCAGATGAAGCTGATACCAGAGAAGTAGTTCTTCCTGGTGTCAATCTTCTTTTCGATGGTTCTGAATTGCACCCCTTCGACATAGGTGCTTGTTTGCAGGCATGCCAACCAGTTGCCTTAATAGCAGAGGCTGCATTAGCCTCAGCTTCTGTTGCACCAACCTCAGCTTCTGCTGCACCAGCCTCAGCTTCTGCTGCTATTAAGTAG